In one Gemmatimonadales bacterium genomic region, the following are encoded:
- a CDS encoding deoxyribonuclease IV, giving the protein MHRSGHELLGAHVSVQGGIATAPIRALKIGATALQVFTKTPSQWREPVVALEARTAFLREFERSGIARIVSHDSYLINLASPDPVLRKRSEASFRAELERCEALGIPHVVSHPGNYIDDREAGLLRNAAAYTRCLRAVPGSVAVLLETTAGTGTALGSTFEELAALRAAIGEEVRHRVGFCADTCHLYSAGYDLVKEYDGVWQRWEAVLGLEHLHCLHLNDSKTGFASRRDRHELIAEGSLGAEPFRRIMRDPRFAGVVKILETPKGDDGFTQDRRMLRRLRAYARPRSR; this is encoded by the coding sequence ATGCATCGGTCGGGTCACGAGCTGCTGGGTGCCCACGTCTCGGTACAGGGCGGTATCGCCACTGCGCCCATCCGCGCGCTGAAGATCGGGGCCACCGCGCTCCAGGTGTTCACCAAGACCCCCAGTCAGTGGCGTGAACCGGTGGTAGCGCTCGAGGCTCGGACGGCGTTCCTACGCGAGTTCGAGCGAAGCGGGATCGCACGTATAGTGTCGCATGACTCCTATCTAATCAACCTCGCGTCGCCCGATCCAGTCCTGCGCAAGCGCTCGGAGGCCTCCTTCCGGGCCGAGCTGGAGCGCTGCGAGGCGCTGGGAATTCCTCACGTGGTGTCGCATCCGGGCAATTATATCGATGACCGTGAGGCCGGTCTGCTCCGGAACGCGGCGGCTTACACCCGCTGCCTGAGGGCGGTGCCGGGCTCGGTGGCGGTGCTCCTGGAAACCACGGCTGGTACCGGCACCGCACTGGGGAGCACCTTCGAGGAGCTGGCCGCGTTGCGCGCGGCCATCGGCGAGGAGGTCCGCCACCGCGTGGGATTCTGTGCTGACACCTGCCACCTCTACTCCGCGGGGTATGACCTGGTGAAGGAGTACGACGGCGTCTGGCAGCGGTGGGAGGCCGTGCTAGGGCTGGAGCACCTGCACTGTCTTCATCTCAATGACTCCAAGACCGGCTTCGCCTCCCGGCGCGACCGGCACGAGCTGATCGCCGAGGGCTCCCTCGGGGCCGAGCCGTTTCGCCGGATCATGCGCGACCCGCGGTTCGCCGGGGTGGTCAAGATCCTGGAGACTCCGAAAGGAGACGACGGCTTCACCCAGGACCGTCGCATGTTGCGCCGTCTCAGGGCCTACGCCCGCCCCCGGTCGCGTTGA